The Panicum hallii strain FIL2 chromosome 9, PHallii_v3.1, whole genome shotgun sequence genome has a window encoding:
- the LOC112874777 gene encoding SWR1 complex subunit 6, with protein sequence MDGEEENVGPFRRTSTRTRRMATRMASALASSDNRAQAALARLEALESDNAGVEVVDLNDDEYGSTDEEDPVLMQKKQSKIMKRKTRQGKALEKRAARSFMDVLQEANLESLPINVPTYLRAAVGPPSTSSPRHYCSVCGSSANYTCVRCGTRFCSCRCQVIHNDTRCLKFVA encoded by the exons ATGGACGGGGAAGAAGAGAACGTCGGCCCGTTCCGCCGGACGAGCACCCGCACGCGCCGCATGGCCACGCGCATGGCATCCGCGCTCGCCAGCTCTGACAACCGCGCCCAG GCTGCATTAGCTCGTCTTGAAGCTCTTGAGAGTGATAATGCTGGGGTTGAGGTGGTAGATCTTAATGATGATGAGTATGGATCCACGGATGAGGAAGACCCTG TGCTCATGCAAAAGAAGCAGTCCAAGATCATGAAACGCAAGACAAGGCAAGGGAAAGCTTTGGAGAAGAGGGCAGCAAGATCATTCATGGATGTGCTGCAAGAA GCAAATCTTGAGTCCCTGCCTATTAATGTCCCAACATATTTGAGGGCTGCTGTGGGTCCACCGAGTACTTCATCTCCACGCCACTACTGCTCAGTTTGTGGGAGTTCTGCAAACTACACATGCGTGAGGTGTGGGACACGGTTCTGTTCGTGCCGCTGTCAAGTCATACACAATGACACTCGCTGCCTTAAATTTGTAGCTTGA